From Polynucleobacter ibericus:
CGCTGACCCAGTAAAAGATCCAAGCGCAACGTTATATAAGACCATTACGTTTGACGAAGCTTTAATCAAGAATCTACAAGTCATGGATGCAACAGCATTTGCTTTGTGCCGTGATCGTAAGTTACCAATCAAGGTATTTTCAATTCTCAAGCCAGGCGCATTGATGCGTGTAGTGCAAGGTGAGCCTGAAGGTACTTTGGTGCACGTTTAATAGGAGGCCTGATGTCTGCAACAGAAATTAAAACCAATACCGATCAAAAGATGCAAAAGTCTCTTGAGGCATTAAAAACTAATTTAGCCAAGATTCGTTCTGGTCGTGCTAATCCAGGAATTTTGGAGCACATTCATGTCGATTATTACGGTAACCCAACGCCATTAAGTCAGGTTGCAAGCTTAGGTTTAGCTGATGCCCGCACTATCAACGTTCAGCCATTTGAGAAGACGATGGTTGCAGCAATTGAAAAAGCGATTCGTGACTCAGATTTGGGTTTAAATCCTGCATCTCAGGGCACTGTGATCCGCGTACCAATGCCTGCGTTGACTGAAGAGCGCCGTCGTGAACTCACTAAAGTTGTCAAGAGTGAGGGTGAAGATACCAAGATTGCTGTGCGTAATTTGCGTCGCGATGCGAATGAGCATCTTAAGCGCTTAACGAAAGATAAAGAAATCTCTGAGGATGATGAGCGTCGCGCTACTGACGATATTCAGAAGATGACTGACAAGGCAGTGATTGATATTGACAAGATCATCGTTGAAAAAGAAAAAGAGATTATGACGGTTTAAAAACCCGATTGAACTTTAAGCTTCTAATGACTCAACATTCCAGTTCAACCCTAGCCATCCCTGAGGTCAGTGCAGTACCTCGCCATGTGGCAATCATCATGGATGGTAACGGTCGCTGGGCCAG
This genomic window contains:
- the frr gene encoding ribosome recycling factor; this encodes MSATEIKTNTDQKMQKSLEALKTNLAKIRSGRANPGILEHIHVDYYGNPTPLSQVASLGLADARTINVQPFEKTMVAAIEKAIRDSDLGLNPASQGTVIRVPMPALTEERRRELTKVVKSEGEDTKIAVRNLRRDANEHLKRLTKDKEISEDDERRATDDIQKMTDKAVIDIDKIIVEKEKEIMTV